From one Saprospiraceae bacterium genomic stretch:
- the cadA gene encoding cadmium-translocating P-type ATPase, which produces MKTSNINVQDMLSVWSVQEVEKHICEVPGVESVTLNYDTGNATVRYDETLLNVADIKSVVRQRSHESFAQENSEDKPAEQNGEVIATPPSAEILEEKDTPEIKSPANMKNPDVNPPTGTEVNPEKAKEKSTAAKPQEENHKSEIKPTAIGEKREEVNSGIDHSKMDHSNMDHSNLPAGKAGMKDSKTDHSKMDHSKMDHGSIPMDMAGHDHHKMMIKDFKKRFWVSLILTAPILVLSPMIQDFFRYRITVPYNSYILLALSSVIYFWGGWPFLKGFWNEIKAKGPGMMTLIAMAISVSYFYSMATVFGLKGVDFFWELATLIVIMLLGHWLEMKSVLGASKALQLLVSMMPAEAHRVKKDGQIEEVKLEVLKKDDTILIKPGEKVPADGIIVEGSSYLNESMLTGESKPVKKEKENKVIGGSINGNGSLKMLVEHTGKESYLNKVITLVEEAQKAKSKMQNFSDRAAKWLTYIAMSVGFITLAVWLIVGYPFVFALERMVTVMVIACPHALGLAIPLVVAISTAVSAQNGLLIRNRTAFEESRKITALLFDKTGTLTTGVFGVTRFATVDASISKDELLRLASALEQTSEHPIAVGIINKVKELNITIPQAEKFNAITGKGVEALVEGKSVKVVSPGYLKEKNLLVVEGAFSSKAETVVFILVRDKVAGYIALADAIRPESAEAIQVFKKNGIKVLMATGDNEIVAKAVANELDLDGYYSEVLPHQKVEIVKELQSKGEFVAMTGDGVNDAPALAQSDVGIAVGSGTDVAAETADIILVNSNPKDIANLILFGKATYKKMVQNLVWATAYNSIAIPLAAGVLYKSGFVLGPSVGAVFMSLSTIIVAINAQLLKSKLRQY; this is translated from the coding sequence ATGAAAACAAGCAATATCAATGTACAAGACATGTTATCAGTGTGGAGCGTACAAGAAGTGGAAAAACACATTTGTGAAGTGCCAGGTGTAGAAAGTGTTACATTGAATTACGATACAGGAAATGCCACTGTACGATATGACGAAACCCTTCTGAATGTTGCTGATATCAAATCCGTTGTACGGCAAAGAAGTCATGAGTCCTTTGCACAGGAGAATTCGGAAGACAAACCTGCAGAACAGAATGGTGAAGTTATAGCAACCCCACCTTCAGCCGAAATTCTGGAGGAAAAGGATACCCCTGAAATCAAATCTCCTGCAAACATGAAAAATCCTGATGTGAATCCGCCGACCGGAACGGAAGTCAATCCAGAAAAAGCGAAAGAAAAGTCAACTGCAGCCAAACCACAGGAAGAAAACCACAAGTCCGAAATCAAACCAACTGCAATTGGGGAGAAGAGGGAGGAAGTTAATTCAGGTATTGACCACAGTAAGATGGATCATTCGAACATGGATCATTCGAACCTGCCTGCCGGCAAGGCAGGAATGAAAGACTCAAAAACGGATCATTCCAAAATGGATCACAGTAAAATGGATCATGGAAGTATTCCAATGGACATGGCCGGACACGATCACCATAAAATGATGATAAAGGATTTTAAAAAACGCTTTTGGGTAAGCCTCATTCTTACTGCTCCAATTCTAGTATTGTCTCCAATGATACAGGATTTCTTCAGATATAGGATTACAGTTCCATACAATTCATATATTCTGCTGGCACTGTCGTCTGTGATTTATTTTTGGGGGGGATGGCCATTCCTGAAAGGTTTCTGGAATGAAATAAAAGCCAAAGGTCCCGGCATGATGACGCTTATTGCAATGGCCATTTCAGTCTCTTATTTTTATAGCATGGCCACCGTTTTTGGTTTGAAAGGCGTTGACTTTTTCTGGGAACTGGCTACCCTAATTGTTATCATGCTATTAGGCCACTGGCTGGAAATGAAATCAGTACTAGGAGCATCCAAAGCATTGCAATTATTAGTAAGTATGATGCCTGCTGAAGCACACCGTGTAAAAAAAGATGGGCAAATAGAAGAGGTAAAACTGGAAGTTTTAAAGAAGGATGATACTATTTTGATCAAACCGGGAGAAAAAGTTCCTGCAGATGGAATCATTGTGGAGGGTAGCAGTTATTTAAATGAATCCATGCTCACCGGTGAATCGAAACCGGTAAAAAAAGAAAAAGAGAACAAAGTGATAGGAGGTTCTATCAATGGAAACGGTTCTTTAAAAATGCTGGTGGAACATACCGGCAAAGAAAGTTATCTAAATAAAGTAATCACGCTGGTAGAAGAAGCACAGAAAGCAAAATCTAAAATGCAGAACTTCAGCGACAGAGCAGCCAAATGGCTTACCTACATCGCTATGTCAGTTGGATTTATCACGTTGGCAGTTTGGCTGATTGTTGGGTATCCTTTTGTTTTTGCTTTGGAACGTATGGTTACGGTAATGGTGATTGCCTGTCCACATGCATTGGGCCTTGCTATTCCTTTGGTAGTAGCAATATCAACAGCAGTTTCGGCTCAAAACGGTTTATTGATTCGTAACCGGACAGCTTTTGAGGAATCGAGAAAGATTACAGCACTTTTATTTGATAAGACTGGAACATTAACCACCGGTGTTTTTGGAGTCACCCGATTTGCAACTGTCGACGCTTCAATTTCAAAAGATGAATTGTTACGATTGGCAAGTGCTTTGGAACAGACATCCGAACATCCGATAGCAGTTGGAATTATCAATAAAGTAAAAGAACTCAATATCACCATACCCCAGGCAGAGAAATTTAATGCCATTACCGGTAAGGGCGTTGAAGCACTGGTTGAAGGAAAATCTGTAAAGGTGGTCAGTCCGGGTTATTTAAAAGAAAAAAATCTATTAGTGGTGGAAGGCGCATTTTCAAGCAAAGCAGAAACTGTAGTTTTTATTTTGGTGCGTGATAAAGTGGCAGGATACATCGCATTGGCTGATGCCATAAGGCCGGAAAGTGCAGAAGCAATCCAGGTATTCAAAAAGAATGGCATTAAAGTGTTGATGGCTACAGGTGACAATGAAATAGTAGCAAAAGCCGTGGCTAATGAATTGGACTTGGATGGCTATTATTCAGAAGTATTACCCCATCAAAAAGTGGAGATTGTAAAAGAATTGCAAAGCAAAGGTGAATTTGTTGCCATGACAGGTGATGGTGTAAATGATGCACCGGCTTTGGCACAATCAGATGTAGGTATAGCAGTGGGTTCCGGAACAGATGTGGCAGCAGAAACAGCAGACATTATATTAGTCAACAGCAATCCCAAAGACATTGCTAATTTAATTCTCTTCGGAAAAGCCACTTACAAGAAAATGGTTCAAAACCTGGTATGGGCTACCGCTTATAACAGTATAGCTATTCCATTGGCAGCAGGCGTGTTATACAAATCAGGTTTTGTTTTAGGCCCCTCAGTAGGCGCTGTTTTTATGAGTTTGAGTACTATAATTGTTGCCATTAATGCTCAACTTCTAAAAAGTAAGCTCAGACAATACTAA
- a CDS encoding heavy-metal-associated domain-containing protein translates to MKKEYDLTGMSCGGCVNSVRNTLLKLPEIQEAEVGLNPQRAILTMNKNVDIAELQAQLKTAGNYTIRELASN, encoded by the coding sequence ATGAAAAAAGAATATGACTTAACAGGTATGAGTTGCGGGGGATGTGTTAATAGCGTAAGGAACACATTACTCAAACTACCAGAAATCCAGGAGGCTGAAGTAGGATTAAATCCGCAACGTGCCATTCTTACCATGAACAAAAATGTTGATATCGCAGAATTACAAGCTCAACTAAAAACAGCAGGAAATTACACCATTAGGGAACTTGCCTCCAACTAA
- a CDS encoding efflux RND transporter periplasmic adaptor subunit, whose protein sequence is MKKYIIIIAALLLVFTSCLTKKPTRVNKDEYYTCSMHPQIMQDKPGNCPICHMELIVVKKTNTAENELLLNDEQIRLGNIQTDTIRYGLISDKMILTATLNTDETKVSSINARIMGRIDRLYYKNMGDYVSKGAHLYDLYSEELNNAKQEYLIAFEKQNTLDNSIIDFNRLIESAKTKLMLWGMNESQVQELAKTKLASPLTSFFSNTSGYITELPVMEGQYVSEGSTIVKLADLSSLWAEAQVYSSQLSALNLKGTVIVQFPDLPGKEWKGKIEFANPEIASDRRLVLVRVSIPNANGLLKPGMPAYVIIKSKELNSLTLPTDAVLRNGKTNIVWVQTVKNSYKMKMIQIGLESGDRLEIKSGLTNGDVVVTRGAYLLNSEFVFKKGVNTMAGMDGMDMGTN, encoded by the coding sequence ATGAAAAAATATATAATAATTATCGCAGCCCTTTTACTAGTCTTTACATCCTGTCTAACTAAAAAGCCAACTAGGGTGAATAAAGACGAATATTATACCTGTAGTATGCATCCACAGATCATGCAGGACAAACCCGGAAATTGTCCAATCTGCCATATGGAATTGATAGTAGTAAAGAAAACCAATACAGCAGAAAATGAATTATTGCTCAATGATGAACAGATCCGATTGGGTAATATTCAAACAGATACCATTCGGTACGGATTGATCAGTGATAAAATGATATTGACTGCAACATTAAATACAGATGAAACCAAAGTGTCTAGCATCAATGCCCGAATCATGGGGCGCATCGACAGACTATATTATAAAAATATGGGTGATTATGTTTCTAAGGGAGCACATCTCTATGATCTGTATAGTGAGGAATTAAACAATGCTAAGCAGGAGTACCTAATAGCCTTTGAAAAACAAAATACACTCGATAATTCCATCATAGATTTTAACCGGCTGATTGAAAGTGCAAAAACAAAATTGATGTTATGGGGCATGAATGAATCACAAGTACAGGAGTTAGCCAAAACAAAACTGGCTTCTCCGCTTACATCGTTTTTCAGCAATACTTCTGGCTATATTACAGAATTGCCGGTGATGGAAGGTCAGTATGTATCGGAAGGAAGCACCATCGTAAAGCTGGCCGATCTTTCTTCTTTATGGGCAGAAGCCCAGGTATACAGTTCACAATTATCAGCTTTAAACCTGAAAGGAACTGTCATAGTCCAATTTCCGGATCTACCAGGCAAAGAATGGAAAGGAAAAATTGAATTTGCAAATCCTGAGATAGCATCAGACAGACGGCTTGTCCTGGTGAGAGTTTCTATACCTAACGCCAATGGCTTACTTAAGCCAGGAATGCCAGCTTATGTCATCATAAAAAGCAAAGAACTAAATTCACTCACACTTCCTACAGATGCTGTACTACGAAATGGAAAAACAAATATTGTATGGGTGCAGACAGTGAAAAATAGTTATAAAATGAAGATGATCCAAATCGGTCTGGAAAGTGGCGACAGGTTGGAAATAAAATCAGGATTGACAAACGGTGATGTAGTGGTAACACGGGGTGCTTATTTATTGAATAGTGAGTTTGTTTTTAAGAAAGGTGTCAATACCATGGCCGGCATGGATGGAATGGACATGGGCACAAATTAA
- a CDS encoding efflux RND transporter periplasmic adaptor subunit produces the protein MHPQVHSDMEGTCPICGMQLEKVKSPNESKAVSLNALLKPSNQQVIANVPMVHMMAREEDIEMESYGFITYDTRQTGIISTNFSGRIEKLYVKYRFQKINRGQRIMDIYSPELLTAQENLLFLLKNDRENATLISAAKQKLFLLGMSNQQVSSVMNTSKPSYNVSLFSNYSGHIHESTSKGMGNNQPATMQLLDATTAELSVKEGMYVQKGQNIFSVYNPNKAWAMLNIFTGQAAMLQVGNKVHIIPETNSENDFNASISYIEPFYNEASKTVTARVYFDNSSYRLPIGSQVKATIYAGNRLANWLPEEAVLSLGLDNVVFVRTGEAFMARKIETGITNKYLVQVLNGLDKTEAVAANAQYLVDSESFIKTK, from the coding sequence ATGCATCCGCAGGTGCATAGCGATATGGAAGGAACTTGTCCGATCTGCGGTATGCAACTCGAAAAGGTAAAGTCACCCAACGAATCCAAAGCTGTTTCGCTGAATGCCTTGCTCAAACCTTCTAATCAGCAGGTGATTGCCAATGTACCCATGGTTCACATGATGGCAAGGGAAGAAGATATAGAAATGGAATCATATGGATTTATCACTTATGACACAAGACAAACAGGCATTATATCCACTAACTTTTCAGGCCGTATTGAAAAGTTGTATGTGAAATATCGTTTTCAAAAAATCAACAGAGGACAGCGGATTATGGACATCTATAGCCCTGAACTATTGACTGCTCAGGAAAATCTTTTGTTTCTGCTAAAAAATGACCGGGAGAATGCTACGTTAATCAGTGCTGCAAAACAGAAATTGTTTCTGTTGGGTATGAGCAATCAACAAGTAAGTAGCGTGATGAATACTTCCAAACCATCTTATAATGTTTCTCTTTTCAGTAATTACAGTGGTCATATTCATGAAAGCACCAGCAAAGGCATGGGAAACAATCAACCCGCAACCATGCAACTGTTGGATGCTACTACCGCTGAATTATCCGTTAAAGAAGGAATGTATGTGCAGAAAGGACAAAACATTTTTTCGGTCTATAATCCGAATAAAGCATGGGCCATGCTGAATATTTTTACCGGACAGGCAGCTATGCTACAAGTGGGAAATAAAGTACACATCATTCCGGAAACAAATTCTGAAAATGATTTTAATGCCAGCATCAGCTACATAGAACCTTTTTATAATGAAGCCAGTAAAACAGTAACAGCTAGGGTCTACTTTGATAATTCCTCCTATAGACTTCCGATAGGCAGTCAGGTGAAAGCTACCATTTATGCTGGAAACCGTCTGGCAAACTGGCTGCCAGAGGAAGCAGTATTATCACTGGGCCTGGACAATGTGGTCTTTGTAAGGACAGGGGAAGCTTTTATGGCTAGAAAAATTGAAACCGGAATTACCAATAAATATCTGGTTCAGGTATTAAACGGCCTCGATAAAACAGAAGCCGTGGCCGCAAATGCACAGTACCTGGTAGACAGTGAAAGTTTCATAAAAACTAAATAA
- a CDS encoding TolC family protein, protein MKRIQIIIAFLLITWQAKTQNMLTMKEIQSAIETNHPALKMLDAEANSLNEAAKGAYSWMPTDLGVGVFLLPYNPAQWLDQNGTPGRGMFMISAQQMLPNRKKQHSEYDYMRAKSSIAHQKKEVVVNDLIYIARKNLYEWIVIGKKWKVLEENKRLLQFMMQSAEIRYKNGLGKISAYYKSQAALANVENMMLVLKNEIAEKKIAINTVMNRSRDEDFLIDTNIVWFDFDQSMFDSNSLMNRKSEIKVIDRAIQVNNLARSAELAKLKPEFGIKYDHMTRWTGRPMQFSLMGMMRLPLLGKSTLMNEANASSLLLENEALENQQQVYINEVEGFARSSLVELELKKNQMKLYEEQIIPALRRNFQTMQLGYEQNTEDLFQLFDAWEALNMTQIDYFDQLQKGLQMQAELMKILEIKQND, encoded by the coding sequence ATGAAACGAATACAAATAATTATTGCATTTCTACTAATCACATGGCAAGCAAAAACTCAAAACATGCTCACCATGAAGGAAATTCAATCAGCAATAGAAACCAATCATCCCGCCCTAAAAATGTTGGATGCAGAAGCCAACTCGTTGAATGAGGCAGCAAAAGGAGCCTATAGTTGGATGCCGACAGACCTTGGTGTAGGGGTATTTCTATTACCCTATAATCCAGCTCAATGGTTAGATCAGAATGGAACTCCTGGTCGCGGGATGTTTATGATTTCGGCTCAGCAGATGCTTCCTAATCGAAAAAAACAGCATTCTGAGTATGATTATATGCGAGCAAAATCTTCCATAGCGCATCAAAAAAAAGAGGTAGTGGTCAACGATCTTATATATATAGCCAGGAAAAATCTTTACGAGTGGATAGTTATAGGAAAAAAATGGAAGGTTCTTGAAGAAAACAAAAGACTTCTTCAGTTTATGATGCAAAGTGCGGAGATACGCTATAAAAATGGGCTTGGAAAAATAAGTGCTTATTATAAATCTCAGGCAGCACTGGCCAACGTGGAGAATATGATGCTCGTGCTGAAGAATGAAATTGCTGAAAAGAAAATTGCTATCAATACCGTTATGAATAGATCGCGGGATGAAGATTTTTTGATAGACACCAACATTGTTTGGTTCGACTTTGATCAGTCGATGTTTGATTCAAACTCTTTAATGAATCGAAAAAGCGAAATCAAGGTGATCGACAGGGCTATCCAAGTAAATAACCTGGCCCGGTCAGCCGAATTAGCTAAACTAAAACCGGAGTTTGGAATTAAATATGACCATATGACCAGGTGGACTGGCCGTCCTATGCAATTTTCATTAATGGGCATGATGAGGTTGCCTTTGCTCGGCAAATCGACTTTGATGAATGAAGCAAATGCGTCAAGCCTCCTATTGGAAAATGAAGCTTTAGAAAATCAACAGCAGGTGTATATCAACGAAGTTGAAGGGTTTGCACGATCCTCTCTGGTTGAGTTGGAGTTGAAAAAGAATCAAATGAAATTGTATGAGGAGCAGATCATTCCGGCTTTGAGAAGAAATTTTCAAACTATGCAGTTGGGTTACGAACAGAATACCGAAGATTTGTTTCAGCTTTTTGATGCCTGGGAAGCACTAAACATGACACAGATAGACTATTTCGACCAGTTACAGAAAGGATTACAGATGCAGGCAGAGTTGATGAAAATATTAGAAATAAAACAAAACGATTAG
- a CDS encoding efflux RND transporter permease subunit gives MISNIISWSLKNRFIVLLLATGLFVWGIVNMERNPIDAIPDLSENQVIVFTEWMGRGPQIMEDQVTYPLVSNLQGIPKVKNIRGTSMFGMSFVYVIFEDDVDVYWARTRVLERLNYAQRLLPNGITPAIGPDGTGVGHVFWYTLDTKNLDLGEQRALQDWYIKLAIQTVPGVSEVASFGGFEKQYQLVLDPVKLQFYKVSLMDVMNKVKASNNDVGGRKFEMSDMAYIIRGLGYIKNKDDIESIAVSNNNGIPVRVKDIGTVQMGGDLRLGIFDENGEGEVVGGIVVMRYGENADKVIKAVKEKMIDVQKGLPEGVTFKTAYDRSELIEAAIENIKVKLLEEMAVVALIVIIFLFHWRSALSIIIQIPITVAISFILLNMFGISSNIMSLTGIALAIGVIVDNGIIMSENAYRHLSDWQNARNPKS, from the coding sequence ATGATATCAAATATTATATCCTGGTCATTAAAAAACAGGTTCATCGTTTTACTGTTAGCCACCGGTCTATTTGTATGGGGCATAGTCAACATGGAGAGGAACCCTATTGATGCCATTCCCGATCTCAGCGAAAACCAGGTCATTGTCTTTACAGAATGGATGGGGCGTGGACCACAAATCATGGAGGATCAGGTCACCTATCCTTTGGTGAGCAACCTGCAGGGTATTCCCAAAGTAAAAAATATCAGGGGGACTTCTATGTTTGGGATGAGTTTTGTGTATGTCATTTTTGAAGATGATGTAGATGTGTATTGGGCCAGGACCAGGGTATTGGAAAGGCTAAATTATGCACAACGATTATTGCCCAACGGGATCACACCGGCAATTGGACCTGATGGAACCGGAGTTGGCCATGTGTTTTGGTACACCCTGGATACAAAAAATCTTGACCTCGGAGAGCAAAGAGCCTTGCAGGATTGGTATATCAAACTTGCCATACAAACGGTACCCGGCGTTTCAGAAGTAGCATCCTTTGGAGGATTCGAAAAACAATATCAATTGGTACTTGATCCGGTAAAGTTACAGTTCTATAAGGTAAGCCTGATGGATGTAATGAACAAAGTAAAAGCCAGTAACAATGATGTAGGGGGCAGAAAATTTGAAATGAGCGACATGGCCTATATCATCCGGGGACTGGGTTACATAAAAAATAAGGACGATATAGAAAGTATTGCGGTCAGCAATAATAATGGTATTCCGGTAAGGGTGAAAGATATTGGCACCGTCCAGATGGGTGGCGATTTACGCTTGGGCATATTTGATGAAAACGGCGAAGGCGAAGTAGTAGGTGGTATTGTGGTCATGCGCTACGGCGAAAATGCTGATAAGGTTATCAAAGCGGTAAAAGAAAAAATGATCGATGTGCAAAAAGGACTGCCCGAAGGAGTAACCTTTAAAACAGCTTATGACCGCAGCGAACTGATTGAAGCAGCTATTGAAAATATCAAAGTAAAATTGCTTGAAGAAATGGCGGTTGTGGCCCTAATCGTTATCATTTTTTTGTTTCACTGGCGAAGTGCTTTAAGCATTATCATTCAGATTCCCATTACCGTTGCCATCAGTTTTATACTGTTGAATATGTTTGGCATTTCATCCAACATCATGTCACTTACTGGCATTGCATTGGCCATCGGCGTCATTGTAGATAACGGAATTATTATGAGTGAGAACGCGTACCGGCATTTATCAGACTGGCAAAACGCCCGAAACCCTAAATCGTAA
- a CDS encoding carbonic anhydrase: MITYEEVFENNKRFIEEKKRNDKEFFSQLSLGQNPDFLYIGCSDSRVTAEEMTGVKPGQMFVHRNIANLVSNNDLSALSVIEYAVDYLQVKHIVVCGHYYCGGVKAAMQSKDLGLLNPWLRNIRDVYRLHQSELEAITDEETRYKRLVEINVEEQCFNVIKTAVVQKHYLAQGSPTVHGWVFDVHSGRLIDLQIDFVEKLKMIRRIYDLGVS; this comes from the coding sequence ATGATTACTTACGAAGAAGTGTTCGAAAATAATAAACGATTTATCGAAGAGAAGAAGCGGAATGATAAAGAGTTTTTTAGTCAATTATCACTTGGCCAAAATCCCGATTTTCTATACATAGGCTGCAGTGATAGCAGGGTGACTGCGGAGGAAATGACAGGTGTCAAGCCTGGCCAGATGTTTGTCCACCGCAATATAGCCAACCTGGTGAGCAATAATGATCTCAGTGCACTCAGTGTGATAGAATATGCCGTAGACTATCTCCAGGTCAAACATATCGTAGTTTGTGGTCATTATTATTGTGGTGGAGTCAAGGCTGCTATGCAGTCTAAAGACCTTGGGCTGCTCAATCCCTGGCTCAGAAATATCAGGGATGTCTATCGCCTTCACCAGTCAGAACTTGAGGCCATTACTGATGAAGAAACAAGATATAAAAGACTTGTTGAAATCAATGTCGAAGAGCAATGTTTTAATGTTATCAAAACTGCAGTAGTGCAAAAACACTACCTTGCTCAAGGCAGTCCTACTGTGCATGGCTGGGTATTTGATGTGCATTCAGGTCGCCTGATAGATCTCCAGATCGATTTTGTGGAGAAACTAAAGATGATCCGACGAATTTATGATCTCGGCGTGTCCTAG